One genomic window of Corticium candelabrum chromosome 21, ooCorCand1.1, whole genome shotgun sequence includes the following:
- the LOC134196568 gene encoding uncharacterized protein LOC134196568 — protein sequence MTVKILSILACASVLLTNQASFAYFRRVSRHGAIPTKRQCHRPQWLQEDGCYLDRSDDSCPLNHTYDCNSFYFGLAGPAPHSRSKETCKVGEVSYMLSTKFNINRGYKSLCEYEVVCSANSRQIPSTYWNAILTNDTACKAKEVGGLCEPINHELKVMYDLGCDSNVGQHRYRLETVTAVVGYVCVL from the exons ATGACTGTCAAG ATTTTGAGCATATTAGCTTGTGCGTCTGTGCTACTTACCAATCAGGCGAGCTTCGCATATTTCCGGCGTGTCTCTAGGCATGGTGCCATTCCTACTAAGCGACAATGCCACAGACCTCAGTGGTTGCAGGAAGATGGATGCTATTTGGATCGTAGTGACGATTCGTGTCCGCTAAATCATACCTACGATTGTAATTCATTCTACTTCGGATTGGCTGGTCCGGCTCCTCATTCACGATCTAAAGAAACATGTAAAGTGGGTGAAGTATCATACATGCTGTCGACCAAGTTCAACATCAATAGAGGGTACAAGTCTCTTTGTGAGTATGAAGTCGTCTGCTCTGCAAACTCAAGACAAATTCCGTCGACTTACTGGAATGCAATCCTAACGAACGATACTGCGTGTAAAGCGAAGGAGGTTGGAGGTTTGTGTGAACCGATTAATCACGAGCTGAAGGTTATGTATGACCTCGGGTGTGACTCGAACGTGGGACAGCACAGGTACAGGCTCGAGACGGTGACGGCTGTAGttgggtatgtgtgtgtgctataG